Proteins encoded within one genomic window of Terriglobus sp. TAA 43:
- a CDS encoding ABC transporter ATP-binding protein, with protein MQLGEKAAMATDKEKQSDRQLKIKDLLRPHRRALILGLAAIAGESIADVAQPWPLKIVLDNVIAKKQSHGWLFALIKRTVGTEPHQILLFVCGAVVLIALVDAFCSYWEKYTTTSVGQWVTHDLRRKLYAQVQRLSLSYHDTSKTGDLISRVTTDIDSIQSFIVSGLLSILVDIATILGMIGVLFYLSWQLTLIALAVVPILFAIVYTYTRRVKKASREVRKQEGKMISVVQEVLGSIRVVKAFSREEYEVQRLEGESLETVEAALRARTLKAKLVPIVNIVTAIGTCLVLYFGGNLALNSDMTGGKIYIFIAYIASMYKPMQDISKIMDSYSKADIGYERIKEIIGNNNEMRDVPGARPLRVVEGRISLDNVCFSYDGEREILHDITLHADPGCVIALVGPTGSGKTTIINLIARFYEAQSGTIRIDGQDVTKVQQSSLREQLSFVLQDTVLFSGSIWDNIAYGRPEASHAEIVAAAEAANATEFIDNLPHKYDTVVGERGILLSGGQRQRIAIARAMVRNSRILILDEPTSALDANTEQLVFEALDRLMQDKTVIVIAHRLATVRKANNIYVIQDGRVVEDGTHEQLIKAGGLYQELNDLQNSEEQQSALLT; from the coding sequence ATGCAGCTTGGAGAAAAGGCCGCGATGGCAACGGATAAAGAGAAGCAGTCGGACCGGCAGTTGAAGATCAAGGATCTCCTGCGTCCCCATCGACGCGCTCTCATTCTTGGACTCGCGGCGATCGCGGGCGAGAGTATTGCCGATGTTGCTCAGCCGTGGCCGTTGAAGATCGTTCTCGACAACGTGATTGCGAAAAAGCAGTCACATGGCTGGCTCTTTGCTCTCATTAAGCGCACCGTTGGAACGGAGCCACACCAAATACTTCTTTTCGTATGCGGCGCTGTCGTACTCATCGCTCTGGTGGATGCATTCTGCTCGTATTGGGAGAAGTACACCACCACCAGTGTTGGGCAATGGGTTACGCATGACCTGCGCCGCAAACTGTACGCACAAGTGCAGCGTCTTTCGCTCTCGTATCACGACACCAGCAAGACGGGCGATCTCATTAGTCGCGTCACCACAGATATCGATTCCATTCAGAGCTTCATCGTTTCTGGACTACTCAGCATTCTTGTCGATATTGCAACCATTCTTGGCATGATTGGAGTGCTGTTTTATCTAAGTTGGCAGTTAACCCTGATTGCACTCGCGGTCGTGCCAATCCTCTTTGCGATCGTCTACACCTATACGCGTCGGGTGAAGAAGGCATCACGCGAAGTGCGTAAGCAGGAAGGCAAGATGATCTCCGTAGTGCAGGAGGTGCTCGGTTCCATCCGCGTCGTGAAGGCGTTCTCGCGTGAGGAATATGAGGTGCAGCGACTGGAAGGGGAGAGCCTGGAGACGGTCGAAGCGGCGTTACGGGCACGCACTCTCAAGGCAAAACTGGTTCCCATCGTCAACATCGTAACTGCCATCGGTACCTGTCTCGTTTTGTACTTCGGTGGCAATCTTGCGTTGAATTCTGACATGACGGGTGGCAAGATCTACATCTTTATTGCTTACATCGCCAGCATGTACAAACCCATGCAGGACATCTCCAAAATTATGGATTCGTACTCCAAAGCAGACATTGGCTACGAACGGATTAAGGAGATCATTGGCAATAACAATGAGATGCGCGATGTTCCGGGAGCAAGGCCGCTGCGTGTGGTTGAAGGCCGCATCAGCCTCGACAATGTGTGTTTCTCCTATGACGGCGAACGTGAGATTTTGCACGACATTACGTTGCATGCTGATCCGGGTTGCGTCATCGCGTTGGTGGGGCCGACCGGCTCAGGCAAGACCACCATCATCAACCTGATTGCACGCTTTTACGAGGCGCAGAGCGGCACCATCCGCATTGACGGCCAGGACGTGACGAAGGTGCAACAAAGTTCACTTCGTGAACAGTTAAGTTTCGTATTGCAGGACACGGTGCTCTTCAGCGGTAGCATCTGGGACAACATCGCTTATGGGCGTCCGGAAGCTTCACATGCAGAGATCGTTGCAGCAGCAGAAGCTGCGAATGCTACGGAATTCATCGACAACCTTCCGCACAAGTACGACACCGTAGTGGGTGAGCGAGGGATTCTGCTTTCAGGGGGCCAGCGACAGCGCATCGCCATCGCCCGCGCCATGGTGCGCAACAGTCGCATTCTCATACTCGATGAACCCACTTCGGCTCTGGACGCCAATACTGAACAATTGGTATTTGAGGCGCTGGATCGCCTCATGCAAGACAAGACTGTCATCGTGATCGCGCATCGTCTGGCAACGGTCCGCAAAGCAAATAACATTTATGTCATTCAGGACGGACGCGTTGTAGAGGACGGAACACACGAACAACTTATCAAGGCGGGCGGTCTGTATCAGGAATTGAATGATCTTCAGAACAGCGAAGAACAGCAATCCGCTTTGCTCACTTAA
- the rho gene encoding transcription termination factor Rho, producing MTITELKEKSIAELGKLARGLEIPGTSALRKQDLIFKILQAQSEKEGHIFAEGVLEILPDGYGFLRSPDYNYLPGPDDIYVSPSQIRKFDLKTGDTISGNVRPPHEGEKYFALVKIEAINFESPEETRNKILFDNLTPLYADERLKMETVRDNISGRVMDLLTPVGKGQRGLIVAPPRTGKTVLLQSIANSITANHPEVVLIVLLIDERPEEVTDMQRSVKGEVISSTFDEPAARHVQVAEMVIEKAKRLVEHKRDVVILLDSITRLARAYNTIVPPSGKVLSGGVDSNALQRPKRFFGAARNIEEGGSLTIMATALVDTGSRMDEVIFEEFKGTGNMEVILDRKLVDKRVFPAIDIQRSGTRKEELLIPKEDLQRTWILRKVLNPLSPVEAMELLTDKLGKTRNNQEFLHNMSSL from the coding sequence ATGACCATTACCGAACTCAAAGAAAAGAGCATTGCCGAACTCGGCAAACTCGCACGCGGCCTAGAAATTCCAGGCACCAGCGCCCTGCGCAAGCAGGACCTCATCTTCAAGATTCTCCAGGCTCAGAGCGAAAAAGAGGGCCACATCTTTGCCGAGGGCGTGCTTGAAATCCTGCCCGACGGCTACGGCTTCCTCCGCTCGCCGGATTACAACTACCTCCCAGGTCCAGACGATATCTACGTCTCTCCTTCGCAGATCCGCAAGTTCGACCTGAAGACCGGCGACACCATCTCCGGTAATGTGCGCCCCCCGCACGAGGGCGAAAAGTACTTTGCGCTGGTCAAGATCGAAGCGATCAACTTTGAGTCGCCTGAAGAAACCCGTAACAAGATTCTGTTCGACAACCTGACGCCGCTCTATGCTGATGAGCGCCTGAAGATGGAAACCGTCCGCGACAACATCAGTGGCCGCGTGATGGACCTGCTCACTCCCGTGGGCAAGGGCCAGCGTGGTCTGATCGTCGCTCCGCCGCGTACCGGTAAGACGGTGCTGTTGCAGTCCATCGCGAACTCCATCACTGCGAACCACCCGGAAGTTGTGCTCATCGTTCTGCTGATCGACGAGCGTCCGGAAGAAGTTACGGACATGCAGCGCTCCGTGAAGGGCGAGGTTATTTCCTCCACCTTCGACGAGCCAGCCGCACGCCACGTACAGGTCGCCGAGATGGTGATTGAAAAGGCCAAGCGTCTGGTCGAGCACAAGCGCGACGTGGTCATCCTGCTGGATTCCATTACGCGTCTTGCACGTGCTTACAACACCATCGTGCCGCCTTCGGGCAAGGTGCTCTCCGGTGGCGTGGACTCCAACGCTCTGCAGCGCCCCAAGCGCTTCTTCGGTGCGGCCCGCAACATTGAAGAGGGTGGTTCGCTCACCATCATGGCGACGGCCCTCGTCGATACCGGATCGCGTATGGACGAAGTCATCTTCGAAGAGTTCAAGGGTACAGGCAACATGGAAGTCATTCTCGATCGCAAGTTGGTCGACAAGCGTGTCTTCCCGGCAATCGACATCCAGCGCAGCGGAACGCGTAAGGAAGAGCTGCTCATCCCCAAGGAAGATCTGCAGCGCACGTGGATTCTGCGCAAGGTGCTGAATCCGCTGTCGCCGGTGGAAGCCATGGAATTGCTCACGGATAAGCTGGGCAAGACCCGTAACAACCAGGAGTTCCTGCACAACATGAGTTCACTGTAA
- a CDS encoding YifB family Mg chelatase-like AAA ATPase, translating to MLFKSRSAAVYGIDAHPIDVEVDFSGVMSMKDATFSTVGLPDAAVRESRDRVRAAIKNSGFDLPPTRITINLAPADLKKEGSGFDLPIAIGILGAYGSLQMKELSDFLLVGELGLEGNLRAVPGVLPMAVMARELGIRNVILPEANAREAAVVDGVDVYPVRTLAEVRELLNSFAFGGQHAKPLKIQPAEVLDELQHFPLDFKDVRGQHTAKRAMEVAAAGGHNLLMIGPPGSGKTMLAKRLPSILAPLTFNEALETTKIHSVAGVLEPSEGLVAHRPFRSPHHTISDAGLIGGGMVPRPGEVSLAHNGLLFLDELPEFPRNVLEVLRQPLEDGTVTISRAAMSLSFPARFMLLAAMNPCPCGFFNDKSRECTCTPPMIQRYVSKVSGPLLDRIDIHIEVPAVQYKELRQGSEGETSAQIRDRVLAARERQAARFGKLGDQQTTKRHRPVYSNAQMSSQQIRVFCELSSDAERLLERAMQQQGLSARAHDRILKTARTIADLEGAQDIAVKHIAEAIQYRTLDRSHWA from the coding sequence ATGTTGTTCAAATCGCGTAGCGCAGCCGTGTATGGCATTGATGCTCATCCCATTGATGTAGAAGTGGACTTTTCCGGTGTGATGAGCATGAAGGACGCTACCTTCAGCACGGTCGGATTGCCGGATGCTGCCGTGCGTGAGAGCCGTGATCGCGTACGTGCTGCTATCAAAAACTCCGGATTCGATCTTCCACCCACTCGCATCACGATCAATCTGGCACCGGCCGACCTGAAGAAGGAAGGTTCGGGATTTGATCTTCCCATCGCCATCGGGATTCTCGGTGCGTACGGTTCGTTGCAGATGAAGGAACTGTCCGACTTCTTATTAGTTGGCGAACTCGGGTTGGAGGGAAATCTCCGTGCTGTACCGGGTGTTCTGCCCATGGCGGTGATGGCGCGCGAACTTGGCATTCGCAACGTAATTCTGCCGGAAGCAAACGCGCGTGAAGCCGCAGTGGTGGATGGTGTGGACGTCTATCCCGTACGAACACTTGCCGAGGTCCGCGAACTGCTGAACAGCTTCGCTTTTGGCGGTCAACATGCTAAGCCGTTGAAGATTCAGCCCGCAGAAGTCCTGGACGAACTGCAGCATTTCCCCTTGGACTTCAAAGACGTTCGCGGTCAGCACACTGCGAAGCGTGCCATGGAAGTGGCTGCCGCTGGTGGACACAATCTGCTCATGATTGGGCCTCCGGGCAGCGGCAAGACCATGCTGGCGAAGCGCCTGCCATCCATTCTGGCGCCACTTACCTTTAACGAGGCGCTGGAGACCACAAAGATTCATTCGGTCGCGGGTGTACTCGAACCCAGCGAGGGTTTGGTGGCGCATCGTCCCTTCCGTTCGCCGCACCACACCATTAGCGACGCCGGATTGATCGGTGGTGGCATGGTGCCCCGTCCCGGTGAAGTTTCGCTTGCGCACAACGGCCTGCTCTTTTTAGATGAGCTGCCGGAGTTTCCGCGCAACGTGCTGGAAGTACTTCGCCAGCCGCTCGAAGACGGCACGGTGACCATCTCGCGTGCCGCCATGAGTCTCAGCTTCCCAGCGCGGTTTATGCTGCTGGCGGCGATGAATCCCTGTCCCTGCGGCTTCTTCAACGATAAGAGCCGCGAGTGTACCTGTACGCCACCCATGATTCAGAGGTATGTCAGTAAGGTCAGCGGACCTCTGCTGGACCGTATCGATATCCATATTGAGGTGCCTGCGGTGCAGTACAAGGAGCTTCGGCAGGGAAGTGAGGGGGAGACCTCAGCCCAGATCCGCGACCGCGTTCTGGCCGCCCGGGAGCGTCAGGCGGCTCGCTTTGGAAAACTGGGGGACCAGCAGACCACGAAGCGTCATCGCCCCGTCTATAGCAACGCGCAGATGTCCAGCCAGCAGATTCGGGTGTTCTGCGAGCTGTCCAGCGACGCGGAGCGGCTGCTGGAGAGGGCGATGCAGCAGCAGGGATTGAGTGCGCGTGCCCATGACCGCATCCTCAAGACCGCCCGAACCATCGCCGATCTGGAAGGAGCCCAGGACATCGCTGTAAAACATATCGCAGAAGCGATCCAATACCGGACCCTGGACCGTAGTCACTGGGCATAA
- a CDS encoding acyltransferase, whose protein sequence is MSDLSVSNSTAEIVAPSIGPQETKQKIYSIQHLRWFAATLVVMRHTLGHFPDEVISRNYLTRSGEFGVDIFFVISGFILWYISAQSRPRPFPFLLNRITRIYPPYWFFTLAMVATAIVLPKAFRFAYVKPLFVVKSLLLFPAWHPILHNINPVLPIGWTLQYEVFFYLLFAVLLLLPPSKRLLGNLAALIALVVLGRLIHFNSPPLHVYTDLPLLEFGAGMVIGALYEKRRLVSPLVGIAIAIVALIWMYPMTKFVDSVYRPLAWGPQAALLVYGILSAEYGTRVTWNLRLLELLGDASYSLYLCHLFALGALRMIWKPFPQFGTTACVLYVLTGILLATVMGLLSHIYLEKPMVKVMRRFVERFLKKKESTNVFPVGSRA, encoded by the coding sequence TTGTCAGACCTATCGGTTTCAAACAGTACCGCGGAGATTGTGGCTCCTTCTATCGGCCCACAGGAAACGAAGCAGAAAATCTATTCCATCCAGCACCTACGTTGGTTTGCTGCCACGCTGGTGGTGATGCGCCACACACTTGGCCATTTCCCTGATGAGGTCATCTCGCGCAATTACCTCACGCGTTCCGGCGAGTTTGGCGTCGACATCTTCTTTGTCATCTCCGGCTTCATCCTCTGGTACATCTCTGCGCAGTCGCGTCCGCGTCCGTTCCCTTTTCTGCTGAACCGCATCACGCGTATCTATCCTCCGTACTGGTTCTTCACGCTGGCCATGGTCGCCACGGCGATTGTTTTGCCGAAGGCGTTTCGCTTCGCATATGTGAAGCCACTGTTCGTTGTAAAGTCATTGCTTCTGTTTCCGGCGTGGCATCCCATCTTGCACAACATCAACCCGGTACTGCCGATTGGCTGGACGCTTCAGTACGAAGTGTTCTTCTATCTGCTGTTCGCGGTTCTATTGCTACTGCCACCTTCCAAGCGCCTGCTGGGGAACCTTGCAGCCTTGATTGCGCTCGTAGTGCTTGGAAGACTGATTCACTTCAACAGTCCTCCACTGCACGTGTACACCGACCTTCCGCTGCTGGAGTTTGGCGCGGGCATGGTGATTGGCGCGCTCTATGAGAAACGTCGTCTGGTGTCGCCCTTGGTAGGAATTGCCATTGCCATCGTGGCTCTCATCTGGATGTATCCGATGACGAAGTTCGTGGACAGCGTCTATCGACCACTCGCATGGGGGCCTCAAGCGGCATTGCTGGTCTACGGAATCCTGAGCGCGGAATACGGCACCCGCGTTACCTGGAACCTGCGTTTGCTGGAGTTGTTGGGAGACGCATCCTATTCCCTCTACCTCTGCCATCTCTTTGCGCTCGGTGCATTGCGGATGATCTGGAAGCCGTTTCCACAATTCGGCACAACGGCCTGCGTGCTCTATGTTTTGACAGGTATATTGCTAGCCACGGTCATGGGCTTGCTAAGCCACATCTATCTGGAAAAACCCATGGTGAAGGTGATGCGTCGTTTCGTGGAGCGCTTTCTTAAGAAGAAGGAATCCACGAATGTTTTTCCTGTTGGGTCACGTGCCTGA
- a CDS encoding HEAT repeat domain-containing protein encodes MPRFYIPALLAFTLLSATQPLHAQSSSADGTVVGAADETRPQMLRDAAWSRLEDGVTGTKNTDTRIAAISALSMLGGQQRAEKLVGNCLHDPDIDVRLAAIVAAGELMKNGSANVFSNELRSQLNDQDPKVVFTTASTLWKLNDPSGEDILLAVAEGERSGNYNFWKGSTHQANRTLHSPVALMKIAAQQSITILVPPVGIGMGAYNYLRGSGGVSPQITAINQIGKERTNPAKIALIEATKTKDPVARLTAAEILSNYPGDDVTAALRQLMTDDKDNVRFSANAAYIRQTTTPGATSLTKRKK; translated from the coding sequence ATGCCTAGGTTTTATATTCCTGCCCTACTTGCATTCACACTGCTATCTGCCACACAGCCGCTCCACGCCCAATCATCCTCCGCAGACGGCACGGTTGTAGGAGCCGCCGATGAAACCCGCCCGCAGATGCTGCGCGATGCTGCATGGTCGCGGTTGGAAGACGGCGTCACCGGCACAAAGAACACCGACACACGCATTGCGGCTATCTCCGCACTCTCCATGCTCGGCGGTCAGCAACGCGCGGAGAAGCTGGTCGGTAATTGTCTGCACGATCCCGACATTGATGTTCGACTCGCTGCGATCGTGGCAGCCGGCGAGTTGATGAAGAACGGCAGCGCGAACGTATTTTCCAATGAACTGCGCAGCCAGTTAAATGATCAGGACCCGAAGGTTGTCTTCACAACGGCCAGCACGCTGTGGAAGCTGAACGATCCTTCAGGGGAAGACATACTCCTTGCAGTGGCTGAAGGCGAGCGCTCTGGCAACTACAACTTCTGGAAAGGCAGCACGCATCAGGCAAATCGGACTCTGCATAGCCCAGTGGCGCTGATGAAGATTGCGGCACAACAAAGCATCACCATCCTGGTGCCGCCAGTTGGCATTGGAATGGGAGCCTATAACTACCTCAGGGGTTCCGGTGGGGTCTCGCCTCAAATCACTGCCATCAACCAGATCGGCAAAGAACGCACCAACCCCGCCAAGATCGCGTTGATTGAAGCCACCAAGACCAAAGATCCAGTGGCACGTCTGACCGCCGCGGAAATCCTCAGTAATTATCCTGGCGACGATGTCACCGCTGCATTGCGCCAATTGATGACCGATGACAAAGACAACGTGCGCTTCTCCGCGAACGCTGCTTACATCCGTCAGACCACTACGCCCGGCGCGACATCACTGACAAAGCGCAAGAAATAA
- a CDS encoding L-serine ammonia-lyase: MTSLFELFKIGIGPSSSHTVAPMRAAQAFLRGLQRADVFDRVQRVQIDLYGSLALTGIGHGTDAAVLTGLAGEMPDTIEPERHITILKEAAEGALLFGGTRRIAFQRERDLIFHKDQMYPDANVVTHPNGVRFSAFDGAGVKLADEVFYSIGGGFIVTAERFSASGAATPESSRDIPYNFRSAAELLASAAAANITIAELVFANEVAMIEDRKILRPRVESTGDASADVRNGILALWAVMDDTIQRGVVNEGTLPGGLQVRRRAPRLSVRLREKGSSDPLAPLDWVTVFAMAVNEENAAGGRVVTAPTNGAAGVVPAVARYYLDFIPGANEEGLLRYFLTAAAIGILYKENASISGAEVGCQGEVGVACSMAAGGLVAALNGTNAQVEHAAEIAMEHNLGMTCDPIGGLVQIPCIERNGMGAVKAVNAARMSMNELDEHKVSLDQVIRTMYQTGLDMQSRYKETSLAGLALNVIEC, encoded by the coding sequence GTGACTAGTCTCTTTGAACTTTTCAAGATCGGTATCGGCCCTTCCAGTTCGCACACCGTTGCCCCCATGCGTGCAGCACAGGCATTTCTCCGCGGCTTGCAGCGAGCGGATGTGTTTGACCGCGTGCAACGCGTACAGATTGATCTGTACGGCTCATTGGCTCTGACTGGCATTGGACACGGAACCGACGCCGCAGTATTGACCGGACTTGCAGGCGAAATGCCGGACACCATCGAACCGGAACGCCACATCACCATTCTGAAAGAAGCTGCAGAAGGCGCCTTGCTGTTTGGTGGAACGAGACGCATTGCGTTTCAGCGGGAGCGGGATCTGATCTTTCACAAAGATCAGATGTATCCCGATGCGAATGTTGTCACGCATCCGAACGGCGTGCGTTTCAGTGCGTTTGACGGAGCGGGCGTAAAGCTCGCCGACGAAGTTTTCTATTCCATCGGCGGTGGCTTCATCGTGACGGCGGAACGATTCTCTGCGAGTGGCGCTGCTACTCCCGAGTCGTCACGAGACATTCCCTACAACTTTCGTAGCGCGGCAGAACTGCTCGCGTCAGCAGCCGCAGCGAACATCACTATTGCAGAGCTGGTCTTCGCGAATGAAGTCGCGATGATCGAGGACCGGAAGATTCTGCGGCCACGCGTGGAAAGCACCGGTGATGCCAGCGCCGATGTACGCAACGGCATTCTCGCCCTGTGGGCCGTCATGGACGACACCATTCAACGCGGTGTCGTGAACGAAGGCACGTTACCCGGAGGCCTTCAGGTACGCCGACGTGCGCCACGCCTTTCCGTGCGTCTGCGTGAGAAAGGTTCATCCGATCCTCTCGCACCTTTGGATTGGGTCACCGTGTTCGCGATGGCAGTAAATGAAGAGAATGCTGCTGGCGGACGCGTGGTAACAGCTCCAACGAACGGAGCGGCGGGCGTGGTGCCAGCCGTGGCTCGCTACTATCTGGACTTCATCCCCGGAGCTAATGAAGAAGGGCTCTTGCGCTACTTCCTGACTGCCGCAGCGATTGGCATTTTGTACAAGGAAAATGCATCCATCTCAGGCGCTGAAGTGGGGTGCCAGGGTGAAGTTGGTGTAGCTTGCAGCATGGCAGCAGGAGGACTCGTCGCAGCGCTAAACGGAACCAACGCACAGGTGGAACACGCCGCCGAGATTGCGATGGAACATAACCTCGGCATGACCTGTGATCCCATCGGTGGCCTTGTGCAAATCCCGTGCATTGAGAGGAACGGCATGGGAGCGGTGAAGGCGGTGAACGCGGCGCGTATGTCCATGAACGAACTCGACGAACACAAAGTTTCTCTCGATCAGGTGATCCGTACCATGTACCAAACCGGTCTCGACATGCAGTCGCGCTACAAGGAAACTTCTCTCGCCGGACTTGCATTGAATGTCATCGAGTGCTGA
- a CDS encoding 16S rRNA (uracil(1498)-N(3))-methyltransferase codes for MTRRRWIADTWNKERTEAALTRDQAAHLARVLRAQPGQIFDVVADGFLHRAEVKSVREDEVTFTLHEEQEAEIALPVHLLLAVFKFDHLEWAIEKATELGAARITPVLARRTEKHLAQAAAKRVERWRRIVREASQQSRRTDVPEVDDPVTLKLFLPTVDATVKLLLAETEEENTIRVALESAPANGSIALAIGPEGGWTADEMQLFRDSGWQHVTLGPRILRAETAAIAGLAIAVALRS; via the coding sequence ATGACTCGCCGCCGTTGGATTGCCGATACATGGAACAAAGAACGCACAGAAGCCGCACTCACGCGCGATCAGGCCGCGCATCTTGCGCGTGTGCTGCGTGCGCAGCCCGGACAGATTTTTGATGTCGTTGCCGATGGTTTTCTGCACCGCGCGGAAGTAAAAAGCGTTCGCGAGGACGAAGTTACTTTCACGCTCCATGAAGAACAGGAAGCGGAAATAGCTCTGCCTGTCCATCTACTGCTTGCCGTCTTCAAGTTCGATCACCTGGAATGGGCAATTGAAAAGGCGACGGAACTTGGTGCGGCTCGCATTACACCTGTTCTTGCCCGACGCACTGAAAAGCATCTAGCACAGGCTGCAGCAAAACGTGTGGAGCGCTGGCGGCGCATCGTTCGTGAAGCATCACAGCAATCACGTCGCACCGATGTCCCCGAAGTCGATGATCCCGTAACGCTGAAACTGTTTCTTCCGACAGTGGACGCTACTGTGAAACTGTTGTTGGCAGAGACAGAAGAAGAAAACACGATTCGTGTCGCTCTCGAATCCGCTCCAGCAAACGGAAGCATCGCATTGGCGATTGGTCCCGAAGGCGGATGGACAGCCGATGAGATGCAACTCTTTCGCGACAGCGGATGGCAGCATGTGACGCTGGGGCCGCGTATTCTGCGCGCAGAAACAGCAGCGATCGCGGGTCTCGCGATCGCTGTAGCACTACGTTCCTGA
- the dnaJ gene encoding molecular chaperone DnaJ produces the protein MAGATVKADYYEVLQVTRTATDQEIKTSYRKLAMQFHPDRNPGDKSAEEKFKECSEAYGILSDPQKRAAYDRYGHAGFGGAASQGGGFPGGFSGFGGDPQDLGDIFGDIFGEMFGGGGGGRRQSRAQRGRDLKYDLTMEFEESVFGKEQEIKIKRQETCEGCSGTGSANGKQPVTCSQCRGAGQVRYQQGFFSVARPCPKCEGSGVNVTDPCQTCHGESRVMREHTINVKVPAGVEDGTRIRYQGEGEAGKLGGPAGDLYVELRVKAHKFFQRDGDDLHCVVPVSFPQAALGDELEIETLEGVAVLKVPEGTQSGKSFRIKGKGVPHLNSHGKGDLIVEVRVQTPAKLTKKQKELLKELSETMKTDNAPQSHGFMDRMKEMFS, from the coding sequence TTGGCAGGAGCCACGGTGAAAGCTGACTACTACGAGGTATTGCAGGTCACAAGGACGGCAACGGATCAGGAAATTAAAACCTCCTATCGCAAGCTGGCTATGCAGTTCCACCCAGACCGCAACCCCGGCGATAAGTCGGCGGAAGAAAAGTTCAAGGAATGCAGTGAGGCTTACGGCATCCTGAGTGATCCGCAGAAGCGCGCTGCGTATGACCGCTATGGTCACGCGGGCTTTGGCGGCGCGGCGTCGCAGGGCGGCGGATTCCCCGGTGGCTTTAGTGGCTTCGGCGGCGATCCGCAGGACCTCGGCGATATCTTCGGCGATATCTTTGGTGAGATGTTCGGCGGTGGTGGTGGCGGACGTCGTCAGTCGCGTGCGCAACGTGGCCGCGATCTGAAGTATGACCTGACCATGGAGTTTGAAGAATCAGTCTTCGGCAAAGAGCAGGAGATCAAGATCAAGCGCCAGGAAACCTGCGAAGGTTGCAGTGGCACCGGTTCTGCCAATGGCAAGCAGCCTGTGACGTGTTCGCAGTGCCGTGGCGCGGGGCAGGTGCGCTACCAGCAGGGCTTCTTCTCCGTGGCGCGTCCATGCCCCAAGTGCGAAGGCAGTGGCGTGAACGTGACCGATCCTTGCCAGACATGCCACGGCGAAAGCCGCGTCATGCGCGAGCACACCATCAACGTGAAGGTGCCCGCAGGCGTGGAAGATGGCACGCGCATTCGTTATCAGGGTGAAGGCGAAGCCGGAAAGCTTGGTGGTCCTGCAGGTGACCTGTACGTGGAACTTCGCGTGAAGGCACACAAGTTCTTCCAGCGCGATGGCGACGATCTACATTGCGTGGTGCCGGTCAGCTTTCCTCAGGCTGCGTTGGGTGACGAGCTTGAGATTGAAACGCTGGAAGGTGTTGCTGTACTGAAGGTTCCGGAAGGAACGCAGAGCGGCAAGAGCTTCCGCATCAAGGGCAAAGGCGTGCCCCACCTGAACAGCCACGGTAAGGGCGACCTGATCGTGGAAGTGCGAGTACAAACGCCAGCCAAGCTGACCAAGAAGCAAAAGGAACTGCTGAAGGAACTCAGTGAAACCATGAAGACGGACAATGCACCGCAGTCGCACGGCTTCATGGATCGTATGAAGGAGATGTTCAGCTAA
- a CDS encoding nucleotide exchange factor GrpE, producing the protein MKGTEETTAATDQEMVSAAEAEESNTAVGTEAASVLQSEFDQIKGERDQYADRLARLQAEFENARKREAKERAEFRDYAVGNAAEGFLGVLDNFQLALKSTGSPEQFRAGIELIAKQLDDAVRNLGVTAVETVGQQFDPRTMEALGSVETAEHPDDAVVDEIRKGYRIKERLLRPALVRVAKNTQTHQA; encoded by the coding sequence ATGAAGGGAACAGAAGAGACAACTGCAGCAACGGATCAGGAGATGGTGAGCGCGGCGGAAGCGGAAGAGAGCAACACCGCCGTAGGAACCGAGGCTGCTAGCGTATTGCAGAGTGAATTTGATCAGATCAAGGGCGAGCGCGATCAGTATGCCGATCGCCTGGCGCGTCTGCAGGCAGAATTCGAGAATGCTCGGAAGCGCGAAGCCAAAGAGCGTGCTGAGTTTCGCGACTATGCCGTGGGCAACGCGGCAGAAGGATTTCTTGGTGTGTTGGATAACTTCCAGCTTGCCCTGAAGTCGACGGGATCGCCGGAACAGTTTCGCGCTGGTATTGAACTGATCGCCAAGCAGTTGGATGACGCCGTGCGCAACCTTGGTGTGACAGCGGTTGAAACCGTTGGCCAGCAGTTTGATCCGCGCACGATGGAAGCGCTCGGTTCCGTGGAAACGGCTGAACACCCAGATGACGCCGTGGTGGACGAAATCCGCAAGGGCTACCGCATCAAGGAGCGCCTATTGCGCCCCGCACTGGTGCGTGTGGCAAAGAATACACAGACGCATCAGGCGTAA